The Styela clava chromosome 10, kaStyClav1.hap1.2, whole genome shotgun sequence genome window below encodes:
- the LOC120337687 gene encoding trafficking protein particle complex subunit 6b-like — translation MSSEEATSSLFEFLHSEIIEYVYSSSEDVASDKCISQLESMGYRVGQSIAEQLTRDSQRFKDELDIMKFICRDFWTAFYKKQVNNLRTNHQGVFVLQDNKFRLLTRMSTGKEFIEHAPKYLAFPCGLVRGALASLGINSIVTAEVVVMPAVKFQIMVQKN, via the coding sequence atgtcaTCAGAGGAGGCCACCAGTTCCTTGTTCGAGTTTTTACATAGTGAGATAATAGAATATGTTTATTCATCTTCTGAAGATGTAGCAAGTGACAAATGCATTTCCCAGCTTGAATCAATGGGATATAGAGTCGGTCAAAGCATTGCTGAACAATTAACAAGAGACAGTCAACGTTTTAAAGATGAATTGGATATTATGAAGTTTATATGTCGGGATTTCTGGACTGCATTTTATAAAAAGCAAGTGAATAATTTAAGAACCAACCATCAAGGTGTTTTCGTCCTTCAAGATAACAAATTTAGGCTTTTAACAAGAATGTCGACTGGAAAAGAATTTATCGAACACGCTCCAAAATATCTTGCATTTCCATGTGGGCTGGTCAGAGGAGCGCTTGCAAGTCTAGGAATAAACAGTATTGTGACAGCTGAGGTTGTTGTAATGCCGGCTGTTAAGTTCCAAATCATGgtccaaaaaaattaa